In Candidatus Rokuibacteriota bacterium, the genomic window CTGACAGAGATCTGCTCGAAGGAGGGGCCGGAGATCGACCGGTTCTGGCGTTTCGACGACGGAATAGGTGCGCTCCGCTACCTCCAGTCGCTCGGGTTCGTGGATCCCGCCCGGATCGGCGCGATCGGCTGGTCCAACGGCGGCGTGTACTCGATGGCCCTGATCAACGGCCCGAGCCTGGAGCGCGCGGTCAAGCGCGGCCTGACGCTCCCGAACCCGGGCTACGCCGCCGCCGTGGCAGTCTATCCGGGCGGATGCTTCTCGCTCGTGGCGGAGCGGGTGGTCAAACCCCTGCTCGTCCTCATCGGTGAAGCCGACGACTGGACCCTCGCCTTCGAGTGCGCCCAGATGGTGGAGGCCATGCGCTCCCGCGGCTCGGACGCCACCATCGTCACGTACCGGGGCGCCTACCACTACTTCGACGTCGAGGGCCAGCCCCTCCAGGTGCTCCCGAACGTCGAGAACCGGAACCGCCCGGGGGGCTGCTGCGGCGCGACGGTCGGCTACAATGCCGCGGCGGCAGCCGACGCCCGCCGCCGGGTCGAGGAGTTCTTCGCGCGCCACCTGAAGCGCTAACGCCGTCGGCCGGGGGGTGACTG contains:
- a CDS encoding dienelactone hydrolase family protein — protein: MKQKILGGLLAALALAGCAGHVSFLNVAPNAPARIPATLYRPEGPGPFPAVVLLHGCEGVSASHHDWGRWFRERGYVALVLDSWTSRGLTEICSKEGPEIDRFWRFDDGIGALRYLQSLGFVDPARIGAIGWSNGGVYSMALINGPSLERAVKRGLTLPNPGYAAAVAVYPGGCFSLVAERVVKPLLVLIGEADDWTLAFECAQMVEAMRSRGSDATIVTYRGAYHYFDVEGQPLQVLPNVENRNRPGGCCGATVGYNAAAAADARRRVEEFFARHLKR